CTTGGTGACCGGACGGGCCAGCGACTTGTCCGGGGCACCGGCCGGGCGCTTGGCGCGCTTCTGGACCAGGTTGAAGGCGTAGATGCCCGAGCGCAGCTCGCCGCCCATGATGAGGTCGGCCAGGGCCGTGTCCTCGGCGTCGAAGCCGGCCTGCAGGTCGCCGTCCTTGGCCGCGGCGATGATGTCCAGCGCGCGGTAGGCGGCCGGAGCGGCGCCGTGCACCTTGGAGTCCGCGATGAAGCGGCCCTTGGCGACGGCCGCGTCCCAGGCGTCGCCGCGGTCGATCTCCGCGCGGACGACCTCGGTCTCGCCCTTGAGGACCTTCGCGGTCCACAGGAGCGACTGCTCCAGGAAGTCCGCGCCCTCGAAGATCGCGTCGGCGATGCCGAGCTCGAAGACCTGCTTGCCCTTGAGCTGGCGGTTCTGGTTCAGCGAGTTCTCGATGATGACCGAGACCGCGCGCTCCGCGCCGATCAGGTTCGGGAGGATGGCGCAGCCGCCCCAGCCCGGAACCAGGCCGAGGAAGACCTCGGGCAGCGAGAACGCCGGGATGGCCTTCGAGACGGTGCGGTAGGAGCAGTGCAGGCCGACCTCGACACCGCCGCCCATCGCCGCGCCGTTGTAGTACGCGAAGGTGGGGACGGCCAGCGCGGAAAGGCGCTTGAAGACGTCGTGGCCGCCCTTGCCGATGGCGAGCGCCTCGTCGTGCTTCTTCAGCAGCTCGACGCCCTTGAGGTCGGCGCCGACCGCGAAGATGAACGGCTTGCCGGTGATGCCCGCGCCGACGATGGTGCCGGCGGCGGCCTCCTGCTCGACCTGGTCGATCGCCGCGTTCAGGTTGGCGAGGGACTGCGGACCGAAGGTGGTCGGCTTGGTGTGGTCGAAGCCGTTGTCCAGCGTGATGAGCGCGAAGCGCCCGGCGCCGAACGGCAGGTCCAGGTGGCGGACGTGCGCGGACGTCACGACCTCGTCCGGGAACAGCTCGGCCGCGCCCTTCAGGAGCTCAGCGGTGGTGCTCACTTGGCTTCTCCCTCGGAGGTGAAGTGCGGGTTCTCCCAGATGACCGTGGCGCCCATGCCGAAGCCGACGCACATGGTGGTCAGGCCGTAGCGGACGTGCGGCTGCTCCTCGAACTGGCGGGCCAGCTGCGTCATCAGGCGCACGCCGGAGGAGGCCAGCGGGTGACCGAAGGCGATGGCGCCGCCGTACTGGTTCACGCGGGCGTCGTCGTCGGCGATGCCGTAGTGCTCCAGGAAGGCGAGGACCTGGACCGCGAAGGCCTCGTTGATCTCGAAGAGGCCGATGTCGTCGATCGTCAGGCCGGCCTGGGCCAGGGCCTTCTCGGTGGCCGGGATCGGGCCGTAGCCCATGACCTCGGGCTCGACACCCGCGAAGGAGTACGAGACGAGGCGCATCTTGACCGGGAGGTTGTTCTCGCGGGCGAAGTCCTCGGACGCGATGATCGCGGCGGTGGCACCGTCGTTGAGACCGGCGGCGTTGCCCGCGGTGACCCGGCCGTGCGTACGGAACGGGGTCTTCAGGCCGGCCAGGTTCTCCAGCGTGGTGCCCGGGCGCATCGGCTCGTCGGTGGTGACCAGGCCCCAGCCCGTCTCGCCCACCTCGGAGTTGGTGTTGCGGACCGAGATCGGGACCAGGTCCTGCTGGATCTTGCCGTCGGCGTACGCCTTGGCGGCCTTCTCCTGCGAGCGCACGGCGTACTCGTCGGCGCGGAGCTTGGTGATCGTCGGGTACCGGTCGTGCAGGTTCTCGGCGGTCATGCCCATGAACAGGGCGGACTCGTCGACCAGCTTCTCGGAGACGAAGCGCGGGTTCGGGTCGACGCCCTCGCCCATGGGGTGGCGGCCCATGTGCTCGACGCCGCCGGCGAGGGCGACGTCGTAGGCACCGAAGGCCACACCGCCCGCGACGGCGGTCACGGCGGTCAGCGCGCCGGCGCACATGCGGTCGATGGAGTAGCCGGGGACGGACTGCGGGAGGCCCGCGAGGATTCCGGCCGTGCGGCCCAGCGTCAGGCCCTGGTCGCCGATCTGCGTGGTCGCGGCGATGGCGACCTCGTCGATCTTCTTGGGGTCCAGGTCCGGGTTGCGGCGCAGCAGCTCCCGGATCGCCTTCACGACGAGGTCGTCGGCGCGGGTCTCGTGGTAGATGCCCTTCGGGCCCGCCTTGCCGAACGGGGTGCGGACGCCGTCGACGAAGACGACGTCCCTGACGGTACGAGGCACGTTGGCTCTCCTCCAGGTGCGGGATGGCACTGCTGCGCGGGGGCGCACTCGGCACAGTGTGCTGAGCGCCCGCTCACCCGACCATGCTACTTGCGGGTAACCAATGTGCACACCCCCTCCCCGAGGAGCGGCGAAGGTCACACTCCGCACCCGCCGCCAGGTCCCCGCGCGCCCCCTCCCGCGCCCGTCCGATCGGAGCGGGTCCGGTGCCCCGATCGGGTCGGCCGCCCGGCCGCCACGGTCACGTCGATGGCGCCCGGCGCGCCCCTTCCGGATTCTGGCCCCGTCCCGGCACCGCGCCCCGGACCCCGGCCGACCGAACGGAGACCCCGGCCATGCAGATCAAGACGACCGACCACGAGGTCAAGCACCCTTCCACCCTCCCCGTCAACGAAGGCGAGGTGGTCAAACTCTTCGTCCGGGAACGCGACGGGACGAAGAATCCCACCAAGCGCACCGCCGTCCTGATGCTGCACGGCCGCAGCGTCCCCGTCCTGCCCGGCGCGGACCTGGGCACCGGCGAGTACAACTGGATGCTGTTCCTCGCCAAGGCGGGCTTCGACGTCTTCGCCATGGACCTCCAGGGCCACGGCCGTTCGCCGCGCCCGGCGGTCATGAACGAGCCCTGCAACACCAACAGCACCCAGCAGGCGAAGCTCCTGCACGACGGCCACCCGCTGCCGGGCCCCTGCACCCCCGCGTACGCCAAGCACCTCGGCGACTCCGAGCAGGACTGGGCCGAGGTCCACACCGTCGTCGAGTACATCAAGGCCGAGCGCGGTGTGGAGAAGGTCGCCCTCTTCGGCTGGTCAGCCGCCGCGGTGGCGCTGGGCCCCTACGCCATCCAGCACCCGGAGAACGTCTCCAGCCTGTTCCTGCTCGCCCCGGTCTTCCGGCCGGACGGGCCCGGGAGCAAGCCGGGCACCAAATGGGAGCGGCCGGACGCGCTGCCCCCTCCGCCCTCCCTGTGGACCTACCCGATGAACATCACCGGCCGGCAGGGCTTCTCAGACGCCTGGGACAAGGAACTCGGCTGCGGCGAGGAGCAGCGTGCGGAGGGCATGGTCGACACGGTCTGGGCGGCGATCATGGAGAACGACGTGGTGGGCCGCAACTGGGGGCCGCCGGTGTCCGGCGTGCCCTCGGGCGTGCTGCGCTTCCGCAACGCCTTCTGGTGGGGGTGGAACAGGGACGGCGCCAAGGTGGACGACGTCCTCGGCAACCAGGTGCCGGTGCTCATCGTCGTCGGCGAGCACGACAGGACGGTGAACAGCGTCCCGGGCACCAACCCCTTCCTCTCGGTCACCGAGCTGTACAAGGCGATCCCCGGTCCGAAGAAGATGCACTTCAAGGTCGCCTGCGCGGGCCACCAGATTCCCTGGGAGCGGGTGGTCAAGCACGTCCACCAGCTGTCCCGGAAATGGCTCAAACACACCGAGATCGACGGCCACACACAGGGGACCTTCGCCATGGACACGGACGGCGACTACACCGGGCAAGCGCTGTGAACCGGCCGTGCCCCGGCCGGCGCGTCGCGGACCGGGGCACGGCGGGGACCGGCTACGCCGTGGCCGTCAGGGCCGCGACCAGGACCGGGGTCACCTGCTCGATCTGCCAGGGGCGGGCGCCGTGGAGGGCCAGGGACCGGGACACCGCGTCCTCGTCCAGCCGCTGCGGCGGCTCCCAGCACAGGCGGCGGACCGTGTCCGGGGTGATCAGGTTCTCCTGGGGCAGGTTCAGCTGCTCCGCCAGGGCCGACACGGCCGTACGGGCGGCGGCCAGCCGGGCCGCGGCGGCCGGGTCCTTGTCGGCCCAGGAACGCGGCGGAGGCGGGCCCGCCGGCGTCGCGCCCGGCTGCGGCAGCTCGCTCTCGGGCAGCGCCTTCGCCCGGTCCACGGCGGCCATCCACTGGTCGAGCTGGCGGCGGCCCATGCGCTGCCCGTAGCCGGGCAGGGCCGACAGGGTGTGCACGTTCGCGGGCAGGGCCAGCGCGGCCTCGACGATCGCGGCGTCGCCCAGCACCTTGCCCGGGGACACGTCACGCCGCTGCGCGATCCGGTCCCGGGACTCCCACAGCTCCCGTACGACCGCCATCTGCCGGCGGCGGCGCACCTTGTGCATGCCGGACGTGCGGCGCCACGGGTCCTTGCGCGGCGGAGCCGGCGGCGCGGAGGCGATCGCGTCGAACTCCTGCCGGGCCCACTCCAGCTTGCCCTGGCCGTCCAGCTCCTCCTCCAGCGCGTCCCGCAGGTCCACCAGCAGCTCCACGTCCAGAGCGGCGTAGCGCAGCCACGGCTCGGGCAGCGGCCGGGTGGACCAGTCGACGGCGGAGTGGCCCTTCTCCAGGGCGTAGCCGAGAACGCTCTCGACCATCGCGCCGAGCCCGACCCGCGGGAAGCCGGCGAGCCGGCCGGCCAGCTCGGTGTCGAACAGCGACGTGGGGACCATGCCTATTTCGCGCAGGCAGGGCAGGTCCTGGGTGGCGGCGTGCAGGATCCACTCGGTGCCGGAGAGCGCCTCGCCCAGAGAGGACAGGTCGGGGCAGCCCACCGGGTCGATCAGCGCGGACCCGGCACCCTCGCGGCGCAGCTGCACCAGGTAGGCGCGCTGGCCGTAGCGGTATCCGGAGGCGCGCTCGGCGTCCACGGCCACGGGGCCGGTGCCCGCGGCGAAGGCCGCGACCACGTCGGCGAGGGCGTCCGCGTCGGCGACCACCGGGGGGATCCCCTCGCGGGGCTCCAGCAATGGGATCGGCACCCCACCGGGCGGAACAACGACGTCGTCCGGGGGGCCGCCCCCGGTGGTGGTGCGCAGGTCTGCTGCGGTCTCTTGGGCGTCGGTCACCGGTCAAGGGTATCCGTGTATACGACGCGCCCGTCGCCGGAACGTTCCGTCGACGGGCGCGATCAGTAGGCGGGGTGTTTGCCGGGGGCCTCCCGGAGGTTATCCGGGGGTCGCGGCCCGCGTTCAGTGGATGATCCCGGTGCGCAGGGCCACGGCGACCATTCCCGCGCGGTCACCGGTGCCCAGCTTGCGGGCGATACGGGCGAGGTGGGACTTGACGGTCAGGGCGGACAGGCCCATCGAGACGCCGATGGCCTTGTTGGACTGGCCCTCCGCGACGAGGCGCAGGACCTCGACCTCGCGGCCGGAGAGCTCGCGGTAGCCGCCCGGGTGGCTCGGGGCACCCGGGGGGCGGCGGTGCATACGGGCGGCGGCTGCGCCGATGGGGGCGGCGCCGGGCCGGGTGGGGAGCCCGATGTTGGTCCGCGTGCCGGTGACGACGTAGCCCTTCACGCCGCCCGCGAGGGCGTTGCGCACGGCGCCGATGTCGTCGGCGGCGGACAGGGCCAGGCCGTTGGGCCAGCCTGCGGCACGGGTCTCGGAGAGCAGGGTGAGACCGGAACCGTCGGGCAGGTGCACGTCGGCCACGCAGATGTCGCGCGGGCTGCCGACGCGGGGGCGGGCCTCCGCGATGGACGACGCCTCGATGACGTCACGCACGCCGAGGGCCCACAGATGGCGGGTCACGGTGGAGCGGACGCGCGGGTCGGCCACGACGACCATGGCGGTCGGCTTGTTCGGGCGGTAGGCGACCAGGCTTGCGGGCTGCTCGAGAAGAACGGACACCTAGGCCTCCTGGGGGAGTGGCGGGACGGCCGGCTCGGGGAAGGAAGCCGGTGCGAACCGTGCGGATGGTCACTGACTCCTTCGGCACGTCACCCGCCCGGCTTTAGGGAATGATCACGATTTGGTGAGTAACAATTCGGGCAATTCGGACACGTGATCGATCATCGGGTGATCAGAAGCCCACAACGGGCGCCGGGATGTGATCGCGGTTGCGGACCTCGACCGGCCGTTCCCCCCGCGGACGCGGCCGCACCGCCCCGGCCGTACACTCCCGCGCCTACGGGTGGTGCGGACCGCGGCGCTGGGGCAGGGAGACCACGCCCGTCGCCGTGTCCGTCGGGCCCACCGGCGGCAGTCCCGCGATCTGGCAGATCAGCTCGCACCAGGCCGACAGGTGCGCCGCGGTGTCCGGGACCCCGCCCACACCCTCGCGCGGCGTCCACGAGGCCCGGATCTCGATCTGCGTCGCGGGCCGCCGCTCCGCGAGCCCGCCGAAGTAGTGCGAGCCCGCCATGGTCACCGTCCCGCTCGCCTCGCCGTAGGCCAGCCCGCGCGCTTCCAGGGCCCCCGTCAGCCAGGACCAGCACACCTCCGGCAGCAGCGGATCGGCGGCCATCTCGGGCTCCAGCTCCGCGCGTACGAGCGTCACCAGCCGGAAGGTGCCGTGCCAGGCGTCGTGCCCGGCCGGGTCGTGGAGCAGGATCAGCCGGCCGTCGGCCAGGTCGTCCTCCCCGTCCACCACCGCGGCCTCCAGCGCGTAGGCGTACGGCGCCAGCCGCTGGGGCGGCTTCGTGGGGTCGATCTCGACCCCCGGACGCAGCCGGGCCTTCTTCAAACCCTCGACCGCCCGGCGGAACGGGAGTGGGACGGAGCTCTCCTTCGCACTGTCCGTACCGTCGGCGCCATCTGAAAATCGTCCCTGAGCCGCAGCCATGCGGGGAAGACTAGGCGGTATGTGAGCCCGTACGGCGCAGGGACACCCGCGCCGGGCCGGGCACTTCTTCATACGTGCGAAGATTTGGGTCGTGAGCGCCAACGACAGCCCCCAGGGCCAGCCGAGCCAGACGTACGATTCCGCCTTCCTGAAGGCGTGCCGGCGTGAGCCGGTGCCGCACACGCCGGTGTGGTTCATGCGGCAGGCCGGACGCTCCCTCCCCGAGTACCGAAAGGTCCGCGAGGGCACCGCGATGCTGGAGTCCTGCATGCGGCCCGACCTGGTCACCGAGATCACCATGCAGCCGGTGCGGCGCCACAACGTCGACGCGGCGATCTTCTTCTCCGACATCGTGGTCCCGCTCAAGGCCATCGGCGTCGACCTGGACATCAAGCCGGGCGTCGGCCCCGTCGTCGCCCAGCCGATCCGCCGCCGCGAGGACCTCGCACAGCTGCGCGACCTCACCCCTGAGGACGTCCGCTACGTCACCGAGGCGATCGGCATGCTCACGGGTGAACTGGGCGCCACGCCGTTGATCGGTTTCGCGGGCGCGCCTTTCACCCTCGCGAGCTACCTCGTCGAGGGCGGCCCCTCGAAGAACCACGAGCACACCAAGGCCCTCATGTACGGGGACCCGCAGCTCTGGGCCGACCTGCTGGACCGCCTCGCGGACATCACCTCCGCCTTCCTGAAGGTCCAGATCGAGGCCGGCGCCTCCGCGGTCCAGCTCTTCGACTCCTGGGTCGGCGCGCTCGCCCCGGCGGACTACCGCCGCTCCGTCATGCCCGCCTCGGCGAAGGTCCTGGAGTCCGTCGCCTCCTACGGGGTCCCCCGGATCCACTTCGGTGTGGGCACGGGCGAGCTCCTCGGCCTGATGGGCGAGGCCGGCGCGGACGTCGTGGGCGTCGACTACCGCGTCGCACTCGACGAGGCCGCCCGCCGGGTCGGCCCGGGCAAGGCACTCCAGGGCAACCTGGACCCGGCCGTGCTCTTCTCCACCACCGAGGCGGTCGAGGCCAAGGCGGACGAGGTCCTCGCGGCCGCCGCCGGCCTGGAGGGCCACGTCTTCAACCTCGGCCACGGCGTCCTCCCGACGACCGACCCCGAGGCGCTGACCCGCCTGGTGGACTACGTCCACACCAAGACGGCCCGCTGAGGACCGGCCCTTGCGCACCGCCCCCACCGCCGCCGGTGGGGGCGACGGTCAGACGCCCGCCGCGCGGACCGCTGAGACCGCTTTGCGGGCCGCCACCAGCACCGGGTCCCAGACCGGCGAGAACGGCGGCGCGTAGCCGAGGTCGAGCGAGACCACCTGCTCCACCGTCATGCCCGCCGTGAGCGCCACCGCCGCCACGTCCACCCGCTTCGCGGAGCCCGCGCCGCCGACGATCTGCACGCCGAGGAGCCGGCCCGTACGGCGCTCCGCCAGCATCTTCACCGTCATCTCCGCCGCGCCCGGGTAGTAGCCCGCCGTGTTGGTGGAGGTGACGGCGGCCGTCACGAAGCGCAGGCCCGCCTCCAGCGCGTCCCGCTCGCGCAGCCCCGTACGGGCGATCTCCAGATCGCAGACCTTGCTGACCGCCGTGCCGACCACCCCCGGGAAGGTCGCGTAGCCGCCGCCCACGCCCGAGCCGATGACCTGGCCGTGCTTGTTGGCGTGGGTGCCCAGCGGGACGTGCCGGGTGCGGCCCGCGACCAGGTCGAGGACCTCCACACAGTCGCCGCCCGCCCAGACGTTCCCGTGGCCGCGCACACGCATCGACAGGTCCGTGAGGATCCCGCCCGAGGGGCCGAGCGGGAGGCCGGCGGCGCGGGCCAGCGCTGTCCGCGGTTCCACGCCGATGCCGAGCACCACCACGTCCGCCGGGTACTCCCCGCCGGCCCCGGTGGCCACCGCCCGGGCCCGGCCCTCCTCGTCGGTGAGGATCCCGGTGACCTCGGCGCGCGCCACCGTACGGATCCCCAGACGGTTCATCGCGGTGTGCACCAGACCGCCCATGTCGGGGTCCAGCGTGGCCATCGGCTGCTCGCCCCGGTGCAGGACGGTCACCTCGTAGCCCCGCAGCACCAGGGCCTCGGCCATCTCCACACCGATGTAGCCGGCGCCGACCACGACCGCCCGCCGGCCCCGCGTACGCTCCAGCGATTCCATGAGGCGCCGGCCGTCGTCGAGGGTCTGGATGCCGTGCACCCCCTGCGCCCCGATGCCGGGCAGGCGCGGGCGGACGGGCCGGGCGCCCATGGCCAGGACGAGCTTGTCGTAGTGCGTCCAGGATTCGAATCCACTGTCCAGATCGCGGGCGCGCACCCTGGATCCCGGCAGATCGAGTTCCACCACCTCGGTGCGGGTGCGCACGTCGATGTCCCGTGCGCGGTGCTCCTCGGGGGTGCGGGCGATCAGGTCGTCGCGCTCGGCGACCAGACCGCCGACCCAGTAGGGGATGCCGCAGGCCGAGTAGGAGGTGAAGCGGCCTCGCTCGAAGGCGACGATCTCCAGCTCCCGAGGCCCCTTCAGCCTGCGGGCCTGCGACGCGGCGGACATCCCCGCCGCGTCGCCCCCGACCACCACCAGTCGTTCCGTCGCCATCGCCCCTACCGCCCCTTCACCACCGTCGAGTGGTGAACACGCTACGGGCGAAGGCGGGTTCAGTCCCGCACGCCGTCCTCGGTGTCCGCGGCCGGGGCCGCGGCCGCAGTGGGGGCGGTGGCCGGGGCGGGAGGCGTCTGCCGCGCCGCGGGCACCGGCAGCCGCTTCGGCGTCAGGCCCGTCTTCGGGCGCGCCGGACGCCACCGCCGGTACGCCCGGACCAGCAGCACCACCACGGCGGCCGTCGCCAGGAAGGGCAGCAACGCGCCCAGCGCCGCCAGCAGATAGCGCAGGATCTTCGTGAAGATCTCCCATCCGCCGCTCAGCGCACTGAGGAAGGTGGGCTCCTTCTTCTCCTTCTTCTTCTCCACCACGGGGGGCGCCGGTTCCGAGACCTCCAGCGTGATGGTGCCCATCGAGGTCTTGTCCTTCAGCGCCGTCTGCTGCGCCAGCAGCGACTCCAGGTCCGACTGACGCCGGCTCAGCTCGCTCTCCAGCATCACCACCTCGCTCAGCGCCGTGGCCTTGCCCATCATCTCCCGCACCCGCGCCACGCTCGCCTGCTGCGAGGAGACGCGGCTGTCGATGTCGGCGACCTTCTCGGTGACGTCCTGCGCCTCGACCTTGCGGTGCAGCAGCTTCCCGCTGCCCTCCATGGCGCCGAGTACGGCGTCGTAGTGCTCGCCCGGCACCCGCAGGGTGACGGTCGACGTCATCCGGCCGTTCTCGCCGCGCTTGGTCGACTCGTTGCCGACGTAGCCGCCCGCGCCGTCCGCCGCGCCACGGGCCGCGGCGAGCGTCTTCTGGACGTCCGACGTCTCGATCCCGAGCGTCGCCGTGCGGATGACGTTCGGGCGGACCGTGACCGGCGCCCCGTCGGTCCTGCCCGCCGCCCCCGCCGAGCCCGCCGCCCCCGCCGAACCCGCCGGGGCCGGGGCCGCCGCGGAGCCCGCCGCCCCCTCCCGGGCCTTGGAGTCCGCCGCGGGCGGCCGGGCCGCCGTGTCGCTCGCGGAGTTCTGCCCGTCCGCACCGCAGCCGGTGAGCGTGAGAGCCCCGGCCAGGGAGAGGGCCGCCAGGGCCGCCGCCGCATGAGCACGCATCTTGTAAACCCCCGATGATCGGCTGCTGTTGCCGTTTCGACGTACAGGGTGCCGCCCCGGGTTTCGCACGGGCGGTTCCGGGCCGGTAGCGATGAGGTCACGGTCCGGCCTCGGAGATCGGTCTGAGACGATGTGTCCATGCACGAAGCGGACATGCGTACGGATCGGCCGGCGAGCCCCACCCGGTCCAGCGGCTCCCCGGCCCACGTCGTCGTCATCGGCGGCGGCATCGCGGGCCTCGCCGCGGCCCACCGGCTGCTCGCCGAAGGCGCCCGCGTCACGCTGCTGGAGGCCGGACCGAGGCTCGGCGGCAAGCTCCACTCCGGCGAACTCGCGGGCGCCCCCGTCGACCTCGGCGCCGAGTCCATGCTCGCCCGCCGCCCCGAGGCCGTGGCCCTCGCCGAGGCCGTCGGCCTGGCCGACGCCGTGCAGCCGCCCGCCACCGCCACCGCCCACCTGTGGACCCGCGGCGCGCTGCGGCCGATGCCCCGCGGCCATGTCATGGGCGTCCCCGGCGACCTCGGACCGCTCGCCGCCTCCGGGGTCCTCTCCGCCGAGGGCCTGGCCCGCATCGAGGCCGAGCGGACACTGCCCCCCACCGAGATCGGCGAGGACGTCGCCGTCGGGGAGTACGTGGCCGCCCGCCTCGGCCGCGAGGTCGTCGACCGGCTCGTCGAACCCCTGCTCGGCGGGGTGTACGCGGGCGACGCCTACCGCATCTCCATGCGGGCCGCCGTACCGCAGCTCTTCGAGGCCGCCCGCACCCACTCCCTGCTGCGCGACGGCGTACGGGAGATCCAGCGCACCACGCAGAGCCTGCCCCAGCAGGCCGGCCCCGTCTTCGCCGGCATCGACGGCGGCATCGGGCGGCTCCCGCTCGCCGTGGCCGACGCCTGCCGTGCGGCCGGAGCGCGCATCGTCACCGGCGCCCCCGTCCGCGAGGTCCTTCGTACGGCTGAAGGCTGGCGCGTGGCCGCCGCCGAGGAGACCGTCGACGCGGACGGCGTCGTCCTGGCCGTCCCGGCCGGACCCGCGGCCCGGCTGCTGGACACCCTCGCACCGGCCGCCGCCGCCGAACTGCGCCAGGTCGAGTACGCCTCCATGGCGCTGGTCACCATGGCCTTCCGGCGCGCCGACCTGCCCGAGGCCGTCTCCGGCGGCGGCGCCAGCGGCTTCCTCGTACCGCCCGTCGACGGCCGGACCATCAAGGCGTCCACCTTCTCCAGCAACAAGTGGGCCTGGGCCGCCGCCGACCCCGACCTCTTCCTGCTGCGCACCTCCGTCGGCCGGTACGCCGACGAACGGGACCTGGAGCGCGAGGACGGCGAACTCGTCGACGTGTCCCTCGCCGACCTCGGCGAGGCCGTCGGACTGACCGCCCGTCCCGTCGACTCCACCGTCACCCGCTGGCACGGCGGGCTGCCCCAGTACCCGGTCGGCCACCTCGGCCGGGTCGCCCGGATCCGCGGCGCCGTCGACGCCCTGCCCGGCCTCGCCGTGTGCGGCGCCCTCTACGACGGCGTGGGCATCCCGGCCTGCGTCGCGAGCGCCGGCCGGGCCGCGGACACGGTCATGGCCGCGCTCGCCGCGCGTACGGCACCCCTGGCGCGGACCACTGATCAGCGCACGGGACAATAGGCACATGACTGCACCAGAGAAGATTCCCAACGCGGGGAAGAAGG
This DNA window, taken from Streptomyces sp. TN58, encodes the following:
- a CDS encoding thiolase family protein — translated: MPRTVRDVVFVDGVRTPFGKAGPKGIYHETRADDLVVKAIRELLRRNPDLDPKKIDEVAIAATTQIGDQGLTLGRTAGILAGLPQSVPGYSIDRMCAGALTAVTAVAGGVAFGAYDVALAGGVEHMGRHPMGEGVDPNPRFVSEKLVDESALFMGMTAENLHDRYPTITKLRADEYAVRSQEKAAKAYADGKIQQDLVPISVRNTNSEVGETGWGLVTTDEPMRPGTTLENLAGLKTPFRTHGRVTAGNAAGLNDGATAAIIASEDFARENNLPVKMRLVSYSFAGVEPEVMGYGPIPATEKALAQAGLTIDDIGLFEINEAFAVQVLAFLEHYGIADDDARVNQYGGAIAFGHPLASSGVRLMTQLARQFEEQPHVRYGLTTMCVGFGMGATVIWENPHFTSEGEAK
- a CDS encoding alpha/beta fold hydrolase gives rise to the protein MQIKTTDHEVKHPSTLPVNEGEVVKLFVRERDGTKNPTKRTAVLMLHGRSVPVLPGADLGTGEYNWMLFLAKAGFDVFAMDLQGHGRSPRPAVMNEPCNTNSTQQAKLLHDGHPLPGPCTPAYAKHLGDSEQDWAEVHTVVEYIKAERGVEKVALFGWSAAAVALGPYAIQHPENVSSLFLLAPVFRPDGPGSKPGTKWERPDALPPPPSLWTYPMNITGRQGFSDAWDKELGCGEEQRAEGMVDTVWAAIMENDVVGRNWGPPVSGVPSGVLRFRNAFWWGWNRDGAKVDDVLGNQVPVLIVVGEHDRTVNSVPGTNPFLSVTELYKAIPGPKKMHFKVACAGHQIPWERVVKHVHQLSRKWLKHTEIDGHTQGTFAMDTDGDYTGQAL
- a CDS encoding HRDC domain-containing protein, whose product is MTDAQETAADLRTTTGGGPPDDVVVPPGGVPIPLLEPREGIPPVVADADALADVVAAFAAGTGPVAVDAERASGYRYGQRAYLVQLRREGAGSALIDPVGCPDLSSLGEALSGTEWILHAATQDLPCLREIGMVPTSLFDTELAGRLAGFPRVGLGAMVESVLGYALEKGHSAVDWSTRPLPEPWLRYAALDVELLVDLRDALEEELDGQGKLEWARQEFDAIASAPPAPPRKDPWRRTSGMHKVRRRRQMAVVRELWESRDRIAQRRDVSPGKVLGDAAIVEAALALPANVHTLSALPGYGQRMGRRQLDQWMAAVDRAKALPESELPQPGATPAGPPPPRSWADKDPAAAARLAAARTAVSALAEQLNLPQENLITPDTVRRLCWEPPQRLDEDAVSRSLALHGARPWQIEQVTPVLVAALTATA
- a CDS encoding helix-turn-helix transcriptional regulator, with amino-acid sequence MSVLLEQPASLVAYRPNKPTAMVVVADPRVRSTVTRHLWALGVRDVIEASSIAEARPRVGSPRDICVADVHLPDGSGLTLLSETRAAGWPNGLALSAADDIGAVRNALAGGVKGYVVTGTRTNIGLPTRPGAAPIGAAAARMHRRPPGAPSHPGGYRELSGREVEVLRLVAEGQSNKAIGVSMGLSALTVKSHLARIARKLGTGDRAGMVAVALRTGIIH
- a CDS encoding DUF3000 domain-containing protein, giving the protein MAAAQGRFSDGADGTDSAKESSVPLPFRRAVEGLKKARLRPGVEIDPTKPPQRLAPYAYALEAAVVDGEDDLADGRLILLHDPAGHDAWHGTFRLVTLVRAELEPEMAADPLLPEVCWSWLTGALEARGLAYGEASGTVTMAGSHYFGGLAERRPATQIEIRASWTPREGVGGVPDTAAHLSAWCELICQIAGLPPVGPTDTATGVVSLPQRRGPHHP
- the hemE gene encoding uroporphyrinogen decarboxylase, with amino-acid sequence MSANDSPQGQPSQTYDSAFLKACRREPVPHTPVWFMRQAGRSLPEYRKVREGTAMLESCMRPDLVTEITMQPVRRHNVDAAIFFSDIVVPLKAIGVDLDIKPGVGPVVAQPIRRREDLAQLRDLTPEDVRYVTEAIGMLTGELGATPLIGFAGAPFTLASYLVEGGPSKNHEHTKALMYGDPQLWADLLDRLADITSAFLKVQIEAGASAVQLFDSWVGALAPADYRRSVMPASAKVLESVASYGVPRIHFGVGTGELLGLMGEAGADVVGVDYRVALDEAARRVGPGKALQGNLDPAVLFSTTEAVEAKADEVLAAAAGLEGHVFNLGHGVLPTTDPEALTRLVDYVHTKTAR
- a CDS encoding FAD-dependent oxidoreductase, which translates into the protein MATERLVVVGGDAAGMSAASQARRLKGPRELEIVAFERGRFTSYSACGIPYWVGGLVAERDDLIARTPEEHRARDIDVRTRTEVVELDLPGSRVRARDLDSGFESWTHYDKLVLAMGARPVRPRLPGIGAQGVHGIQTLDDGRRLMESLERTRGRRAVVVGAGYIGVEMAEALVLRGYEVTVLHRGEQPMATLDPDMGGLVHTAMNRLGIRTVARAEVTGILTDEEGRARAVATGAGGEYPADVVVLGIGVEPRTALARAAGLPLGPSGGILTDLSMRVRGHGNVWAGGDCVEVLDLVAGRTRHVPLGTHANKHGQVIGSGVGGGYATFPGVVGTAVSKVCDLEIARTGLRERDALEAGLRFVTAAVTSTNTAGYYPGAAEMTVKMLAERRTGRLLGVQIVGGAGSAKRVDVAAVALTAGMTVEQVVSLDLGYAPPFSPVWDPVLVAARKAVSAVRAAGV
- a CDS encoding DUF4349 domain-containing protein yields the protein MRAHAAAALAALSLAGALTLTGCGADGQNSASDTAARPPAADSKAREGAAGSAAAPAPAGSAGAAGSAGAAGRTDGAPVTVRPNVIRTATLGIETSDVQKTLAAARGAADGAGGYVGNESTKRGENGRMTSTVTLRVPGEHYDAVLGAMEGSGKLLHRKVEAQDVTEKVADIDSRVSSQQASVARVREMMGKATALSEVVMLESELSRRQSDLESLLAQQTALKDKTSMGTITLEVSEPAPPVVEKKKEKKEPTFLSALSGGWEIFTKILRYLLAALGALLPFLATAAVVVLLVRAYRRWRPARPKTGLTPKRLPVPAARQTPPAPATAPTAAAAPAADTEDGVRD